A genomic window from Methanobacterium sp. BRmetb2 includes:
- the cas6 gene encoding CRISPR-associated endoribonuclease Cas6: MRLKINLTSQMSNYLIPYNYNHILSAIIYRKISDLDLAAKLHFSKDYKFFTFSQIYVPQFKRTKQGIISRNGKLEFYVSSPNDDLIKSLVEGHLENTEVNFKGDKLLVEQIELLKKPIFKENMKMKTMSPIMARIKREVGGKLKIWDLDPGDERFYESVQKNLINKYVKFYGDFDGERWVRIKPDMKSAKRRRIDIKGTYHRCFMMNLEIEADLRLLEFVYDCGLGEKNSMGFGMVE, encoded by the coding sequence ATGAGATTGAAAATCAATCTAACATCACAAATGAGTAATTATTTAATTCCTTATAATTACAACCACATCCTTTCTGCTATTATTTATCGTAAGATATCTGACCTTGATTTAGCAGCAAAACTTCATTTTTCAAAGGATTATAAATTTTTTACTTTTTCACAGATTTACGTTCCACAATTTAAACGTACAAAACAGGGCATTATTTCCAGAAATGGAAAATTAGAATTCTATGTTTCTTCTCCTAATGATGACTTAATAAAAAGCCTCGTAGAAGGGCACCTTGAGAACACCGAAGTAAATTTCAAAGGTGATAAACTACTGGTGGAGCAGATTGAACTTCTAAAAAAACCTATTTTTAAAGAAAATATGAAAATGAAAACCATGTCACCAATTATGGCCAGAATAAAGCGAGAAGTTGGGGGAAAACTTAAGATATGGGATCTGGATCCTGGAGATGAGCGGTTCTATGAAAGTGTTCAGAAAAATTTGATTAATAAATATGTTAAATTTTACGGGGATTTTGATGGTGAAAGGTGGGTTAGGATAAAGCCTGATATGAAATCTGCTAAAAGGCGCAGGATTGATATTAAAGGAACTTATCACAGATGTTTCATGATGAATCTTGAGATTGAAGCTGATTTGAGGCTTTTGGAATTTGTTTATGATTGTGGGCTTGGTGAGAAGAATAGTATGGGATTTGGGATGGTTGAATAA
- a CDS encoding CRISPR-associated helicase/endonuclease Cas3 — MNIEKGLLAKPDETILQHTENALKVFKSIKKAYENVPELCEIDDFWEHLFYSIFFHDFGKGAIGFQEMLKDSENKLRWKYRHEMLSAGFVSALNYDDFYKKAIGLAIITHHKDINKLRERYNTFPSPNGKKLYQKKLNELEPNFKELLSYFEFIGPWSEEYLGYKLDNYYLISSMDELKDVYKDSALPYYIEWEDDEYSTLHGKYGIFLKGFVNACDHLASGSKYEILDGVKDMRSIFNFPELRKIQKEALNTHGSAFLTSPTGSGKTEASLFWSDTNQNSIKSKRVFYLLPYTASINAMYKRLQKDFNNKELVGLLHGKASYFLYKAFSDDIDNYDITKNKIRAIKGLSKKIYRPYKILTPFQILKAFFGTKGFEMQLSEMTNGLFILDEIHAYDAHTTSLILEILKILKNNYNAEMLIMSATLPTFIKDLFKNNLGISTEIKMNKEELEKFTRHEVNVIRGNILDNLDIISKDLNERKRVLVVCNTVLRAQEVFEELSEGIDNSALLHSRFMLRDREEIEKSLDNLDLLVGTQAIEVSLDIDYDVLYSEPAPIDALIQRFGRVNREGWNKNKVALVNIFSEGSEKDKYIYNPEIVQKTVQSLENVVILREDIIQKLVDDVYSEGYVGKDKEEFNRVQKHFKSVNKQIVPFINDSESETEFYSLFQSYEVVPFKYKFDYLDEIDKKRYFEAMSYFLSISIGQFKKLAKENNIELDNDTYFVNAFYDKELGLKLDAEENCFIG, encoded by the coding sequence ATGAACATTGAAAAAGGCCTTTTAGCAAAACCAGATGAGACAATCTTACAACACACAGAAAATGCATTAAAAGTATTTAAAAGTATTAAAAAAGCTTATGAAAATGTTCCGGAGTTATGTGAGATCGATGATTTCTGGGAACATCTTTTTTATTCTATTTTTTTCCATGATTTTGGAAAAGGAGCAATAGGTTTTCAGGAAATGCTCAAAGATAGTGAAAATAAGTTAAGATGGAAATATCGCCATGAAATGCTATCTGCTGGGTTTGTTTCAGCTTTAAATTATGATGATTTTTACAAAAAAGCAATAGGACTTGCTATAATTACTCATCATAAAGATATAAATAAACTCCGCGAGCGATATAATACGTTTCCAAGTCCTAACGGTAAAAAACTTTATCAAAAAAAATTAAATGAATTAGAACCTAATTTTAAAGAGCTATTAAGCTACTTTGAGTTTATAGGTCCTTGGAGTGAAGAATATCTGGGATATAAATTAGATAATTATTATTTAATTTCTTCAATGGATGAATTAAAAGACGTTTATAAAGATTCAGCGCTTCCTTACTACATTGAATGGGAAGATGATGAATATTCTACATTACATGGGAAATATGGAATATTTTTAAAGGGTTTTGTAAATGCCTGTGATCATCTGGCTTCTGGTTCAAAATATGAAATTTTAGATGGCGTAAAAGATATGCGTTCAATATTTAACTTCCCTGAACTTCGAAAAATCCAAAAAGAAGCTCTTAATACGCATGGAAGTGCTTTTCTTACTTCCCCTACAGGAAGCGGTAAAACAGAAGCATCTCTTTTTTGGAGCGATACTAATCAAAATTCCATCAAATCAAAGAGAGTCTTTTATTTACTGCCCTACACTGCAAGTATCAATGCAATGTATAAAAGACTTCAAAAGGACTTTAACAATAAGGAGTTAGTGGGATTATTACATGGAAAAGCATCGTATTTTCTTTATAAAGCATTTTCAGATGACATAGACAACTATGATATAACAAAAAATAAAATCAGGGCAATAAAAGGATTGTCTAAAAAAATTTACAGACCATACAAAATTCTCACTCCCTTTCAGATACTTAAAGCATTTTTTGGGACTAAGGGTTTTGAAATGCAACTTTCAGAGATGACCAACGGTTTATTCATCCTTGATGAGATTCATGCTTACGATGCACATACAACTTCGCTTATTCTTGAAATTCTAAAAATTTTGAAAAATAATTATAATGCTGAAATGTTAATCATGTCTGCTACTCTTCCAACATTCATTAAAGATTTATTTAAAAATAATTTGGGCATTTCAACTGAAATAAAAATGAATAAAGAAGAACTTGAAAAATTTACAAGACATGAAGTGAATGTTATCCGTGGAAACATACTTGATAATCTTGACATAATTAGCAAAGATTTAAATGAAAGAAAACGGGTTCTTGTAGTGTGTAACACTGTTTTAAGAGCTCAAGAAGTCTTTGAAGAATTATCTGAAGGTATAGATAATAGTGCACTTTTGCATAGTAGATTCATGCTTCGAGATAGGGAAGAAATTGAAAAATCTTTAGATAATCTCGATTTGCTGGTTGGAACACAAGCAATTGAAGTATCACTTGATATTGATTATGATGTGTTATATTCAGAGCCTGCACCTATTGATGCTCTAATCCAGCGCTTTGGTAGAGTAAATAGAGAAGGATGGAATAAAAATAAAGTTGCTTTAGTTAATATTTTTTCTGAAGGTTCTGAAAAAGATAAATATATTTATAATCCTGAAATTGTTCAAAAAACAGTGCAAAGTCTTGAAAATGTGGTTATTTTAAGAGAAGACATTATTCAAAAACTTGTAGATGATGTATATTCAGAGGGATATGTTGGAAAAGATAAAGAAGAGTTTAACAGAGTACAAAAGCATTTTAAGTCAGTTAATAAGCAGATAGTTCCTTTCATTAATGATAGTGAAAGTGAAACGGAGTTTTATTCTCTTTTTCAATCTTACGAAGTAGTTCCGTTTAAATATAAGTTTGACTATCTAGACGAAATAGATAAGAAAAGATATTTTGAAGCAATGAGCTATTTCCTTTCTATTAGTATTGGACAATTTAAAAAACTTGCAAAAGAGAACAATATAGAATTAGACAATGATACGTATTTTGTTAATGCATTTTATGACAAAGAGTTGGGTCTGAAATTAGATGCTGAAGAAAATTGTTTTATTGGATAA
- the cas8a1 gene encoding type I-B CRISPR-associated protein Cas8b1/Cst1 — translation MSETIYDFTGNPFVDAGIWAISQWVGKKPDELDKDDLEKAAEEIFDMVYSNEKWFRSILHGMVFPNGKVSNPGDFKKPIAERKKKAIEYYNSLIEEIGPLNSSGSCIGCGRRNIKNRYFKSEMPLTGSGAMVNYFSYGTKGADYCSACAFAVHFSPLIMYKCGDLLLLHSNSEFLMKNWSKKSIYNLKKQWKLKSINGCFNEGYKNTKNALFHIVGMIIMDIEGRMISLDQISLTFYRFKNFNQGANLDIYYFPTPVFRFLTYINQDEKADDWKKIVRKGYAYVDWEKVKEENEYKNSQNTVYNNLLDNKSIIGFFIDKKNKEAIGGWDLISQYLEEVRNMDKKRVEAIKDVGDRLSSYIKQTEDIKSLIKLENATRYDTFRNILRIIIKKRIKNGEKEPLFSFDEYVTYLFPESSSGWKETQDLLLFRIYENLNEWMAIDEISKDLAINEEIEMGEENV, via the coding sequence ATGAGTGAAACAATTTATGATTTTACTGGAAATCCATTTGTAGATGCGGGAATTTGGGCTATAAGTCAATGGGTTGGTAAAAAACCTGACGAATTGGATAAAGATGACTTAGAAAAGGCTGCAGAAGAAATATTTGATATGGTTTATTCAAATGAAAAATGGTTTCGTTCTATTCTTCATGGAATGGTTTTTCCTAATGGTAAAGTTTCGAATCCAGGGGATTTTAAAAAACCAATAGCTGAACGGAAGAAAAAAGCAATTGAATATTATAATAGCTTAATTGAAGAAATAGGGCCTTTGAATTCTTCTGGATCCTGTATAGGTTGTGGAAGGCGCAATATTAAAAATAGATATTTTAAATCGGAAATGCCATTAACAGGTTCTGGTGCTATGGTAAACTATTTTTCTTATGGTACGAAAGGCGCTGACTACTGTTCTGCATGTGCATTTGCGGTTCACTTTTCCCCGTTAATTATGTACAAATGCGGCGACTTACTTTTACTTCATTCTAATTCTGAATTCTTGATGAAAAATTGGTCTAAAAAATCCATATATAATTTAAAGAAACAGTGGAAACTTAAAAGCATTAATGGTTGTTTTAATGAAGGATATAAAAATACTAAAAATGCACTTTTCCATATCGTTGGAATGATAATAATGGATATTGAAGGGAGAATGATATCTTTAGATCAAATTTCTTTAACGTTTTATCGTTTTAAAAATTTTAATCAAGGCGCTAATTTAGATATTTACTACTTTCCTACTCCCGTTTTTAGATTTTTAACTTATATCAATCAAGATGAAAAAGCAGATGATTGGAAAAAAATAGTCAGAAAAGGATATGCATATGTGGACTGGGAAAAAGTAAAAGAAGAAAATGAATATAAAAATAGTCAAAATACAGTTTATAACAATCTTTTAGATAATAAGTCTATTATTGGATTTTTTATTGACAAAAAAAATAAAGAAGCTATTGGTGGATGGGATTTAATTAGTCAATATCTTGAGGAGGTAAGAAATATGGATAAAAAGCGAGTTGAAGCAATTAAGGATGTTGGAGATAGATTATCTAGTTATATTAAGCAGACAGAGGATATTAAATCTCTTATAAAATTAGAAAATGCTACTAGATATGATACTTTCAGGAATATACTAAGAATTATAATAAAGAAACGGATTAAAAATGGAGAAAAAGAACCTTTGTTTTCATTTGATGAATATGTAACTTATCTTTTCCCTGAAAGCTCTTCAGGATGGAAAGAAACTCAAGATCTACTTTTATTTAGAATTTATGAAAATTTAAATGAATGGATGGCTATAGATGAAATTTCAAAAGATTTAGCTATAAATGAAGAAATTGAAATGGGTGAAGAAAATGTCTAA
- the cas7i gene encoding type I-B CRISPR-associated protein Cas7/Cst2/DevR — MSKTIVGFILVDAPHSALNNAGTDAGERTDNIVKVKSIWKGKKLYPYVSGQALRYWWRDTLEQKFGWKMSPITRETKIAFTEANPIEYDDDDVFGYMRAAKIKENKEKTDGKAVTRISPLKNSPLISIIGHFPEKDYGVMARHEGNPVPYEHEFYATILKGIFSIDLDNLGVFYGVEKTGYKNMYPMLEEIAEEQGLSHEEKNKKWTMPDDIRIKRAHDVIKALPYLQGGAKLTSHLTDVSPKFIVLAAIDGGNHIFMNIAKEENGEAIIDFEALKEVINDYSESLLTKVYIGRRKGFMDELDQDIAKLTQENENIKSGTIKEAVDQLADEIPELIKS, encoded by the coding sequence ATGTCTAAAACAATAGTTGGCTTTATTTTAGTAGATGCGCCACATTCTGCGCTAAATAACGCAGGTACGGACGCTGGCGAAAGAACAGATAATATTGTAAAAGTTAAATCAATATGGAAGGGTAAAAAACTATATCCATATGTTTCAGGGCAAGCTTTAAGATATTGGTGGAGAGACACATTAGAACAAAAATTTGGATGGAAAATGTCTCCAATAACTAGGGAAACAAAAATAGCATTTACAGAAGCTAATCCTATTGAATATGATGATGACGATGTTTTTGGTTATATGCGGGCAGCCAAAATAAAAGAAAACAAAGAAAAAACAGATGGAAAAGCAGTTACAAGAATTTCTCCGTTAAAAAATTCGCCATTAATTTCAATAATTGGACATTTTCCTGAAAAGGATTATGGCGTAATGGCTAGACATGAAGGAAATCCAGTACCTTACGAACATGAATTTTACGCAACGATTCTTAAAGGTATTTTTTCAATAGATCTTGACAATTTAGGAGTTTTTTATGGAGTTGAAAAAACTGGATATAAAAATATGTATCCAATGCTTGAAGAAATCGCTGAAGAGCAAGGATTATCTCATGAAGAAAAAAATAAAAAATGGACAATGCCTGATGACATTAGAATAAAAAGAGCCCACGATGTAATCAAAGCTCTTCCATATCTTCAGGGAGGGGCAAAATTGACATCTCATTTAACTGATGTTTCTCCAAAATTCATAGTACTCGCTGCAATTGATGGTGGTAACCATATTTTCATGAATATAGCAAAAGAAGAAAATGGAGAAGCTATAATCGATTTTGAAGCTCTTAAAGAGGTCATAAATGACTACTCTGAATCATTACTTACCAAAGTTTACATAGGCCGTAGGAAAGGGTTCATGGATGAATTAGATCAAGATATTGCTAAATTAACCCAAGAAAACGAAAACATTAAATCAGGAACTATCAAAGAAGCTGTAGATCAATTAGCAGATGAAATTCCCGAGCTGATAAAATCATGA
- the cas4 gene encoding CRISPR-associated protein Cas4 encodes MLSNSEKQLRIIGTQINYYFICKTKLWLFSHHIQMEQESDLVSLGKLLHSQSYKDEKEFTIDNLISIDFIKKQDYLELHEVKKSNKMKESHEYQLLYYMYYLKNEKGIENIKGVINYPTIRKKATIILDESKEKELMSIIEDIGRIINNDTPKPEKMKICRKCAYFEFCWV; translated from the coding sequence ATGCTTTCAAACTCTGAAAAACAACTCCGGATAATAGGAACCCAAATTAATTACTATTTCATCTGCAAGACTAAACTCTGGCTTTTTTCTCATCACATCCAGATGGAACAGGAATCTGATCTAGTTTCTCTTGGAAAATTACTGCATTCACAAAGTTACAAAGATGAAAAAGAGTTTACCATTGACAATCTAATCAGTATTGATTTTATTAAAAAGCAAGATTATTTAGAGCTTCATGAGGTCAAAAAGAGTAATAAGATGAAAGAATCCCATGAATACCAGCTTCTTTACTACATGTATTATTTAAAAAATGAGAAAGGTATTGAAAATATCAAAGGCGTAATTAATTATCCTACAATAAGAAAAAAAGCTACGATTATTTTAGATGAGTCTAAAGAGAAGGAATTAATGAGTATAATTGAAGATATTGGTAGAATTATTAATAATGACACTCCAAAACCTGAAAAAATGAAAATTTGCAGGAAATGTGCATATTTTGAGTTTTGTTGG
- the cas5b gene encoding type I-B CRISPR-associated protein Cas5 has translation MKTLRILIEGWVTSFRYPAFISGFQPTLPVPPLSTVYGLISAAKGELVTPEDLSVGYIFNYQGKAVDLETIYELSGLKGKSNVIKREFLVNPEIYLYMDDLDYRDYFKKPHYPLLLGRSTDLVTISEIKEVELEKKSNIKLGRTILPLGTNGAFGTIQSLPTHFTNTIPRKAVGTKPFILMNQFFDYQDECYFDKEKEWGVWFHK, from the coding sequence ATGAAAACGCTAAGAATATTGATTGAAGGTTGGGTAACTTCTTTCAGATACCCTGCTTTTATCAGCGGATTTCAGCCAACTTTACCAGTACCTCCATTAAGTACAGTTTATGGCCTTATATCTGCAGCTAAAGGAGAATTAGTTACTCCAGAAGACTTATCTGTTGGTTATATATTCAATTACCAGGGAAAAGCAGTAGATTTAGAAACAATATATGAATTATCTGGTTTAAAAGGTAAATCAAACGTTATTAAAAGAGAATTTCTCGTAAATCCTGAAATTTATTTATATATGGATGATTTGGATTATCGAGATTACTTTAAAAAACCGCACTATCCTCTCCTTTTAGGGCGTTCAACAGATCTAGTAACTATCAGTGAAATTAAAGAAGTAGAGCTTGAAAAAAAATCAAACATAAAACTTGGTAGAACCATACTCCCATTAGGCACAAACGGTGCTTTTGGTACTATTCAATCATTACCAACACATTTTACTAACACAATTCCACGTAAAGCAGTAGGCACTAAACCATTTATATTAATGAACCAGTTCTTTGATTATCAAGATGAATGTTATTTTGATAAAGAAAAGGAGTGGGGAGTTTGGTTCCACAAATGA
- a CDS encoding peptidase M24 has product MRKVVSLELKNRMKRFRDHMGKTDPDWKVAVIFSKINLYYFTGTMQDGMLIIPRDDEATFWVRRSYERALNESLFPDIRSMRSFRDAAKYSENLPSTVYIETEVVPLALYQRFLKYFPFNDFKPVDAQIATIRTNKSYYELSRMRKAGKIHQHVLEDIVPELLVEGMSEADLAAKLFYTLIEEGHHGVTRFGMFDTEMILGQICFGESSIYPSSFNGAGGGYGMGPAVPLIGSRKRKLRKGDLVYIDVGCGVEGYNTDKTCTYMFGESLPQPALDLHDKCVAIQNEIAGMLKPGGIPSEIYSTIINSLDEDFLENFMGYGNRKVKFLGHGIGLLIDEWPVIAQGFNEPLQKGMVLAVEPKHGIKNIGMVGIENTFIVAGNGGDCITGTNPGLIPVF; this is encoded by the coding sequence ATGAGGAAAGTAGTTTCACTTGAATTAAAAAACCGTATGAAACGTTTTAGGGATCATATGGGTAAAACAGATCCAGACTGGAAGGTGGCAGTAATCTTCAGTAAAATCAATCTATATTACTTCACAGGAACCATGCAGGACGGTATGTTAATTATTCCCCGGGATGATGAGGCCACATTCTGGGTTCGTCGAAGTTATGAAAGAGCATTAAATGAATCATTATTCCCAGATATCAGATCAATGAGAAGCTTTCGAGATGCAGCTAAATACAGTGAAAACCTTCCATCAACAGTTTATATAGAAACAGAAGTAGTTCCCTTAGCTTTATATCAAAGATTTCTAAAATACTTTCCATTCAACGATTTTAAACCAGTTGATGCTCAAATAGCAACAATTAGAACAAATAAAAGTTATTATGAGTTATCCAGGATGAGAAAGGCCGGTAAAATTCATCAACACGTACTGGAAGATATTGTACCTGAATTATTGGTGGAAGGTATGAGTGAGGCAGATCTGGCTGCAAAGTTATTTTACACACTGATTGAGGAAGGACATCACGGAGTAACTCGCTTTGGAATGTTTGATACTGAGATGATTTTAGGCCAGATCTGTTTTGGTGAAAGTTCCATTTATCCATCATCCTTTAACGGTGCGGGAGGAGGTTATGGTATGGGTCCAGCAGTCCCCCTTATTGGAAGCCGTAAACGTAAGTTAAGAAAAGGAGATCTGGTTTATATTGATGTGGGATGTGGGGTGGAAGGTTACAATACTGATAAAACTTGCACCTACATGTTTGGAGAATCACTTCCCCAACCTGCTCTGGATCTGCATGATAAGTGTGTCGCTATACAAAACGAAATAGCAGGTATGTTAAAACCAGGAGGCATACCATCTGAAATTTACAGTACCATCATAAACTCTTTAGATGAGGATTTTCTAGAAAATTTCATGGGCTATGGTAATCGTAAAGTCAAATTCCTGGGCCATGGCATAGGATTATTAATTGATGAATGGCCAGTAATTGCCCAAGGTTTTAATGAACCTCTTCAGAAAGGAATGGTATTAGCGGTAGAACCAAAACATGGAATTAAAAACATAGGAATGGTGGGAATTGAAAATACTTTCATTGTCGCTGGTAATGGTGGAGACTGCATTACTGGAACCAATCCCGGTTTAATACCAGTATTTTGA